The DNA window GGCAGGGGCGCAACGGTAGCAATCGATTGCTGATTTTGCCGGACGTCGAGGCTGAACCGGCTGAACTGACAGGGCTGGTGGTCGTATGCACTGGTCTGGCATTGCAGCCGCCCGGCAATACGAAACGTTCTCGACAGGGGCACCTCTTTGCTGACGGACCGGACGATGGTTAGTTGCTCCTGGTACAATACTGGATCACCGATCCGACCGGTACTGATCGCCGAAACAGCGTACGTCCCCGGTGGTATGTGGCGGTAGACGACGCGGCCGCTGGCGTTGGTCAGCAACGTGTTGTCATTGACCCGAACGAGCAGGCTGTCCATCCATCGCTCGTCGGCATCGCGGCTGCCGTTGCCGTTGGCATCCTCAAAGAAAGCGAGCTGTAGTTTACCGTGCCGTTTGGCCTGCAAGCGGTTGAACCGCTGCACAATCTCCATCCGGTACTGGCTGTAGGCAAACTCCGGCTGCTCGCTATACGGCGTCCCGTTACCCGACAGGTAGACCGACAGATTGGGCGTAGCGTCGTACTGCACCCGGCCAACGGCGGTGTACCGGGCATCTGTCGTGGTGGCGTTGTACAAGTAATTCAGCCCGACCGACCCGCTGAGCCGCCTGTTGAGCAGCGCGAAGGAAACCGTTGGCGTCAGCGACGTCGTCGTAATCAGGCCGGGGTAAGTCGTTCGCAGGTCAAACAGATAGTAAGGCCCTTTCTGCCAGTACCCCCACACGTTGAACCGGCCAATGCCGAGCGACGATACGACCCGCTGACTAAGGATTCCTGCCGACGGCCCCTGATCGGTACGACCATAAAATCGGCCGACGTCGTACGTCAACTCAAGATACTGATCGGATCGGCGTCGGTACGCAATGACCGGGGCAAGCCGGAATGCATCGGCGCGCTGACTGACTGGATTTTCTTCGTCGCGCTGCGAGAACCAGTACGGTCGGGCACTCATCGTCAGCGAGCCAATACGGTGACTCATACTTACTTCGGCGACTGCATTACCAAATCGATGCCGCGCAAAGTCAGTCGGCGACGTGTAGGCAACGCGGTCATACGACAGGTAATTGAGCCGGGCCAGCACGGTGGTAACGGGCGCCGGTTGCCAGAAAAGCTGGCTATACAGCAGTGTCGCGCCCCGTTGCAGGCCAGCATAGGCCGGACTGCTTTTGTACGAACGCAGTTGCCAGCTAAACCTCTCCCGCTGATACGCGTACTCCAGTTGCCCCGCCCAGCCAGTCACCTGCGCCGACGAAGCACGATGCGGGGCAAATTCCACGCTTTGCCCGGCCATGATTTGCATCGAATGCCGGTCGCTATGGTTGTATCGAAACGACGCGAACGTAAGGTAGCCCGCCCGCTGAACATCGGCCAGCGTGTAATGGCTCGTGCTCAGCGACAAAGCCGCCCCCGGCAGTTTCGCCAGCTGTCGGTCGTACCGGGCCGAGTACACATTGCCCCGCCAGGCATTTCGGTCGCTACTGAGCCAGTTATGATTGGCGTTGACCGCCCAGAATGTCCATTGCCGGTCGGTAGGCCCGGTGCTTATTTTTAACCCACGACCAAAAAGCGGCAGTTCGTGAAAATCGTAGACACTTCCCAGCCGAACGGCCGTCTGCGCTGTCGTGAGGGCGATGTACGAATTTTGCAGCTGGCGAAAGTGATCGGTTCCGTAATCGAGATAATGTAGATTCATCTCAAGCCGGGCCTTACCAACGGAGTCTGTTCCCCAGACGCGTGTTTCGCGCGCCCACTGGTTGGTGCTAAACCGCGTAAGCGCCACACTGGCTCCGTAGCCAGACCCGGTCGTTGGCAGCGCATCCTGATACACTTTATCGGCCACGGCAACCACCATTTTATAGACCACACTACCAACAATCGCCTTCTGACGATCTCTGACCGTGACGATCAGCTGGTAGGGCGTATTGGCCGACCATTGCCGCAGCGGGACGGCGGTAACAGTCAGTATGGTATCCTGACGCGGTTTCAGGGCAATCGTCGTGGGAAACGAAGCGGGGGCCATCCCCTGCGGCAGTGCCGATATTTCGATCGTGTATGTTTCTGCGTCGGCCCGGTTGTGCGTCAAATGCAGGGGCAACCGAGCTGCGTCATTGGCGGCATACAGCAGCATTGTTTCCTGCGGAGTGTATAAACTGACGGCCGCCGTCACGGACCCCTTCGCGATTAGCTGACACGCGACGAACTGAATCGGATTACCGGCAGCGTCGCTCATCCGGACACGAACGGGTGCATTTGCCGAGATTATCTGCCGATGCAACAGCCCTTTGATCGGGATCAGCCGCTTTTCGCCAGGTGCCAGTTGTAGCTTATCGGGTACGCTGGCCAACATGGTCACGGCTTCGGGCGAATCGATGGCCAACCGCACATCCTGCGGCTTCGTACCTGTATTTGTTAACGTGAGTTGATTGGTAAATGTACTGCCGGTTACGATGGTAATAGAATCGCGCAAAATCGAGATCGATACAGACTGAGCATTACTTCTAATTGACCAAAATAATAGCACTACTATGTATACGAAAATCCTATTTATGTTTATCATAATACAGCCTTATTTTTCTTCATACCGCTGACGCACAGGAGAAAATCAGACTACAAGTTTTGCACCAATCAATTGTCTACAAATCATTTATTTACAGTTACTTAGCTTATTTTTCTAACTTTATCTAAGCATAAATTATCAGCAGATAACGCCCAAAAACTGTTTTCTACAAAATCAATTTATCGCTTACTAACAATGTATTTTTTCGTAATTATTAGTAGTATTTCTGGCAAAAAAATTGTTCACCAAGATTCAATTTTAAGTACATTTTATATTTCATTTTATTAAATCTTATACCGCATGAAAACCTCTTTTATTGATGCGTGAGTAAGTCCATAAAGGTTTATGCTTTAGCTCTTGATGGCTATCTATAAACAAGCGGATTACGAAGCGCTGCGTCGGCGGTGCGTCGAACTTAAACAGGCAGGCTGGAAACAGGCCGATATTGCTCGGGCCTTTGGCTTGACACAGGGCTGGGTCAGCCAAACACTGAAAACCTACCGTGAGCAAGGCGAAGCAGGCCTAATGACCGGTAAACGCACCGGAGCCCCGTCCCGGCTGACGGCGGATCAACTCGACCAACTGACAAAAGAACTGGCCAAGGGGGCTGAGCAACACGGTTTTTCAGGCCAAGTGTGGACCCGGCCCCGTATTAATGATGTGATTAACAAGCTTTTTGGTGTTAGCTATGACCCCTCTCAAATTGGACGGCTGCTTAAGAAAGTAGGCTGGAGTCGGCAGAAACCGGCTCGGCAAGCTCGCCAGCAGGACCCGCAGGCCGTGGCCAACTGGCAAGCCGAGCGACTGCCTGCGCTCAAAAAAAGCGCAGATTGAGGGGCGTACGATTCTATACGTGGATGAATCAGCGTGCTATTTGTTGCCTTTTGTGGCCCACAGCTGGGCACCCCGTGGT is part of the Spirosoma rhododendri genome and encodes:
- a CDS encoding helix-turn-helix domain-containing protein, translating into MAIYKQADYEALRRRCVELKQAGWKQADIARAFGLTQGWVSQTLKTYREQGEAGLMTGKRTGAPSRLTADQLDQLTKELAKGAEQHGFSGQVWTRPRINDVINKLFGVSYDPSQIGRLLKKVGWSRQKPARQARQQDPQAVANWQAERLPALKKSAD
- a CDS encoding COG1470 family protein — protein: MRDSITIVTGSTFTNQLTLTNTGTKPQDVRLAIDSPEAVTMLASVPDKLQLAPGEKRLIPIKGLLHRQIISANAPVRVRMSDAAGNPIQFVACQLIAKGSVTAAVSLYTPQETMLLYAANDAARLPLHLTHNRADAETYTIEISALPQGMAPASFPTTIALKPRQDTILTVTAVPLRQWSANTPYQLIVTVRDRQKAIVGSVVYKMVVAVADKVYQDALPTTGSGYGASVALTRFSTNQWARETRVWGTDSVGKARLEMNLHYLDYGTDHFRQLQNSYIALTTAQTAVRLGSVYDFHELPLFGRGLKISTGPTDRQWTFWAVNANHNWLSSDRNAWRGNVYSARYDRQLAKLPGAALSLSTSHYTLADVQRAGYLTFASFRYNHSDRHSMQIMAGQSVEFAPHRASSAQVTGWAGQLEYAYQRERFSWQLRSYKSSPAYAGLQRGATLLYSQLFWQPAPVTTVLARLNYLSYDRVAYTSPTDFARHRFGNAVAEVSMSHRIGSLTMSARPYWFSQRDEENPVSQRADAFRLAPVIAYRRRSDQYLELTYDVGRFYGRTDQGPSAGILSQRVVSSLGIGRFNVWGYWQKGPYYLFDLRTTYPGLITTTSLTPTVSFALLNRRLSGSVGLNYLYNATTTDARYTAVGRVQYDATPNLSVYLSGNGTPYSEQPEFAYSQYRMEIVQRFNRLQAKRHGKLQLAFFEDANGNGSRDADERWMDSLLVRVNDNTLLTNASGRVVYRHIPPGTYAVSAISTGRIGDPVLYQEQLTIVRSVSKEVPLSRTFRIAGRLQCQTSAYDHQPCQFSRFSLDVRQNQQSIATVAPLPDGTFSVHLSPGTYTLLLHDYGRQPHTTVKALSLTVSNTGQYPAIDWTVDGSTRPVEIKRFSTSK